The DNA segment GGTTCGCGAACTCGTCTTTGTGCTCCTCCGCGCCGCCGAAGCCCTCGTAGACGCTGAAGAATCGCGTCCCCGCCATCGACATGTCGTAGTGGTACGAGAAGTACTCCCCGTAGCGCTCGCGGGCCAGTTTCGAGGCCTCGTAGCCCGTCCGGGCCTTCACCGGCATATCTTCGGGGGAGGGTTCGGTCCGGTCGCCGTAGATCGAGGAGGTCGAGGCGTAGACAACGGTGTCACAGCCGTCGTCGCGGACCTGCTCGACGGTGTTGACGAACCCCTCGACGTTGACCCGCGCGCCCTTCACGGGTTCGTCCTCGTGCATCTGGTACGACGACAGCGCCGCGATGTGAAAGAGGACGTCGACGCCCTCCGTCGGCAGGTCGTCGTCCAGCACGCTCGCGTCGTGGAACTCGACGGCGTCGTCGAGGTTCTCGGGCGTCCCCAGATAGAGGTCGTCGACCGCCACGACGTCGTTGTCCTCCGCGAGGTGGTTCGCGAGGTTCGAGCCGATGAACCCCGCGCCGCCAGTCACGAGAACTCGCTTTCCGTTCATGTGTCGAGGCACCGTCGCCACCGTCAAAGGGGTATCGCTCCGTCGCCGCTTGTGGCGTCGGGCGGACCGCCCATACGCGCCCGTCGCGGGGGGAAGGCCGTCTCGTCGTGGCCGGGGAGCCGGGCCGGTTAAGTACCCCGGCCGGGAACTGTCAAGGTATACGTGCGAGCTCGGGCGGTCCGTCGGATTTAAGGAAATCTATTACCAAGAATTGCATAATGTCGACCATCGAACTCACACCGAGCCAGAAAACGATTCTCACCGCGCTCGTAAATCTCCACCGGGAGTCCGAGGACGCGGTCAAGGGCGAGGACATCGCCGACGAAGTCGACCGCAACCCCGGCACCATCCGCAACCAGATGCAGAGCCTAAAGGCGCTGCAGTTGGTCGAGGGCGTCCCCGGCCCGAAGGGCGGCTACAAGCCGACCGCCACGGCATTCGAGGCGCTCGACGTCCAGGAGATGGAGAGCGCCGCCGAGGTCCCGCTGTTCCACAACGGCGAGGAGGTCGAGGAGGCCAACGTCGAGGAGGTCGACCTCACGAGCGTCCACCACCCCGAACTCTGCCGGGCGGAGATCCACCTCCGCGGGTCGGTCCGCGACTTCCACGACGGCGACTCGGTCCGCGTCGGCCCCACGCCGCTGTCGAAACTCGTCATCGACGGGACCCTCGACGGTAAGGACGACACCAGCAACATCCTCGTCCTGAAGATTGACTCGATGGAAGCGCCGGCCGAAGAGCCCGAACACTGAACCGTCCGCGGCTCGGTCACTGATTCTCTCCGCTACTCGCTGTCTCGCGACGACCGCGCTCGAACCTGTTCGACCGAGTGCCGAACCGCCGAATTCACGTTAGACAACCTCTCACAGTGCGTCCGGGGTTTCAAAGCCTTTGTATCGGAGGACTCCGGAGTTTCCCACATGACGGAGAACGTCGTCGTGCTCGGTGCGGGGTACGCCGGTGCTGGCGCGATTCAGCAACTCGAAGACGAACTGGACGGTCGCGACGCGGAACTGACCTGGATTTCCGAGAACAGCTACCACTTGGTTCTCCACGAGTCCCACCGCGTCATCCGCGACCCCAGCGTGCAGGACAAGATCACGATTCCGGTCGGCGACATCGCCTCCCCGTCGACGGAGTTCGTGCAGGGGCGCGTCGAGCGCGTCGACACTGACGAGCGGACCGTCGAACTCGACGACAGCGAGTCGGTCGACTACGACTACCTCCTCGTGGCCATCGGGAGCCAGACCGCCTATTACGGCATCCCCGGGATGGAGGAGAACGCCCTGACGCTGAAGAGCCTCGACGACGCGCTCGAAATCCACGAGCGGGTCAAGGAGGCGGCGAGCACGGCCTCGCGCAACGACCCCGCGAAGGTCGTCATCGGCGGCGCGGGCCTGTCGGGCATCCAGAGCGCGGGCGAGGTCGCGGAGTTCCGCGACAAGCACCGCGCGCCCATCGACGTCTACCTCGTGGAGGCGCTCGACGAGATCATGCCCGGCCAGGACTCGGAACTTCAGGGCACCGTCCGGCGCTACCTCGAGGAGGCCGACGTCGAGATTCTGACCGACGACCCCATCACGGAGGCCGACGAGGACACCATCCACTTCGACGAGGGCGACCCGCTCGACTACGACGTGTTCGTCTGGACCGGCGGCATCACCGGCCAGGACGCGATGGACGACTGCGGCCTCGACAACGAGCACAACCGCGTAACCTGCGAGTCGAACTTCCGGACCAGCGACGACCGCGTGTTCGCCATCGGAGACTCGGCCATCGTCGACCAGGGCGACAACCCCGCGCCGCCGACCGCCCAGGCCGCCTGGCAGGCCGCGGAGGTCGTCGGCGAGAACATTGCCCGCGCGATGAACGACCAGCCGCTGAAGACCTGGACCTACCAGGACAAGGGGACGCTCATCTCCATCGGGGAAACCGCGGTGGCCCACGACGTCGACGCCGTGCCGGTCCGGACGTTCAACTCCTACCCCGCGAAGTTCCTGAAGAAGATGGTCGCCGCGCGCTGGATCGCCGACCTCACCTCGTGGCCGCGCGCGCTGAAGGCCTGGGACGTGCTGTAGCGACCGGCGAACTACGGCGGTAGCCGACCGCGACTTCCGTTTCGATTCTCAGTTTCCGAGTTCCCGGACGAGTCCCGCGTCGCTCGCGACGAAGACCCGGCCGTCCCGGCCGACCGCGGGGCGGAACAACTGCTCGCTCGTCTCGAACGTCCAGCGCGCGCTCCCGTCGGACGCGTCAAGCGCGGAGACGAACTCCCGACTTCGCGTGTGACTCCCGACGACCAGCGACTCGCCCGCGACCTGCAGGAAGGTGGCGAATCCGCGGACCGAGACGCGCCAGCGTTCCTCGCCGGTCACCGCGTCGAGGGCGTGTA comes from the Halorussus vallis genome and includes:
- a CDS encoding NAD(P)/FAD-dependent oxidoreductase, whose amino-acid sequence is MTENVVVLGAGYAGAGAIQQLEDELDGRDAELTWISENSYHLVLHESHRVIRDPSVQDKITIPVGDIASPSTEFVQGRVERVDTDERTVELDDSESVDYDYLLVAIGSQTAYYGIPGMEENALTLKSLDDALEIHERVKEAASTASRNDPAKVVIGGAGLSGIQSAGEVAEFRDKHRAPIDVYLVEALDEIMPGQDSELQGTVRRYLEEADVEILTDDPITEADEDTIHFDEGDPLDYDVFVWTGGITGQDAMDDCGLDNEHNRVTCESNFRTSDDRVFAIGDSAIVDQGDNPAPPTAQAAWQAAEVVGENIARAMNDQPLKTWTYQDKGTLISIGETAVAHDVDAVPVRTFNSYPAKFLKKMVAARWIADLTSWPRALKAWDVL
- a CDS encoding NAD-dependent epimerase/dehydratase family protein, with the translated sequence MNGKRVLVTGGAGFIGSNLANHLAEDNDVVAVDDLYLGTPENLDDAVEFHDASVLDDDLPTEGVDVLFHIAALSSYQMHEDEPVKGARVNVEGFVNTVEQVRDDGCDTVVYASTSSIYGDRTEPSPEDMPVKARTGYEASKLARERYGEYFSYHYDMSMAGTRFFSVYEGFGGAEEHKDEFANLIAQFADDIAHGESPVIYGDGTQTRDFTHVDDIVRGLELAADHELDGIYNLGTGESYSINTLVERLNEELGADVEPEYVENPIPEKVYVHDTMADNTKMKEATGWEPEISFEEGLKEVCSYYE
- a CDS encoding Rrf2 family transcriptional regulator, giving the protein MSTIELTPSQKTILTALVNLHRESEDAVKGEDIADEVDRNPGTIRNQMQSLKALQLVEGVPGPKGGYKPTATAFEALDVQEMESAAEVPLFHNGEEVEEANVEEVDLTSVHHPELCRAEIHLRGSVRDFHDGDSVRVGPTPLSKLVIDGTLDGKDDTSNILVLKIDSMEAPAEEPEH